The Mycolicibacterium fluoranthenivorans genomic interval CAGGCGGTATCCGCCGTGCCGTCCGCGGTCGCCTCGGGCCCGCCGGCGCCGTCGGCCGGTTCCTCGCCGGACTGGGACCGGGCACCGGGCAAGACCCCCACCGTCGCGGATACCAGCCAGTGGGACACCACGCTGCCGATGATCCCCAGCGCGTTCGTCAGTGGTGATCCGATCCAGATCATCAACGCGGTTCTCGGCATCATGAACTCCTCGGCCCAGATGACCGCGAACATGGGCCGCACGTTCCTGCAGAAGCTGGGGCTGATCCCGACGCCCAGCGGCTACACCAACAACGGCGCCATCCCGCGGGTGTACGGACGCCAGGCCTCCGAATACGTGATCAAACGGGCCACGTCCCAGATGGGCGTGCCCTACTCGTGGGGTGGCGGGAACGCCGCCGGGCCGAGCCGCGGTATCGACTCCGGGGCCGGCACCACCGGATTCGACTGTTCCGGCCTGATCCTCTACGCCTTCGCCGGGGTGGGCATCAAGCTGCCGCACTACTCGGGGTCGCAGTACGACATGGGCCGCAAGATCCCGTCGGCGGAGATGCGGCGCGGCGATGTCATCTTCTACGGCCCCGGTGGCAGCCAGCACGTCGCCCTCTACCTCGGCAACGGGCAGATGCTCGAAGCCCCCTACACCGGCTCCACCGTCAAGGTCTCCCCGGTGCGAACCGGCGGTATGACCCCGTACGTCATCCGCTACATCGAATACTGATCTAGGGATCTCTGTGTTCTTCAAGCGCTCCAAAGCAATTCGACTCAAGCTGGCCGTCGCCTCGGTACTCGCCGGGACGGCGCTGGCGGTCGGCACCGTGCTCTCCGGGGCGTCTGCGACGGCCGCACCCGACGACGGCGGATGGGATCCCACCCTGCCCAAGATCGTCAGTTCCGGCGCCCCCGGTGACCCGGTGGCCATGGCCAACGCCGGCTTCCAGGTCAGCAAGATCGCGCTGGAGACCACCTCCAATCTGGGCCAGCAGTTCCTCCAGACGATCGGGCTGGCACCCAAGTCCGCGGCGACCCTGCCGGGCGGCCGGGTGCGCGGCCCCGCCGCCATCGAATACGTCATCCGCCGCGGTGGCTCCCAGATGGGCGTGCCGTACTCCTGGGGTGGCGGCACCCTGACCGGTCCCGGCCCGGGGGTCGACTACGACGCCGGCAAGATGGGGTTCGACTGCTCGGGATTCACCCGGTACGCGTTCGCCGGGGTCGGGGTGCAGATCCCCAAGTACTCCGGCGACCAGTACAACTTCGGCCGGCCCATCGCACCGTCGCAGGCCAAGCGCGGCGACCTGATCTTCTACGGGCCCGGCGGCAGCCAGCATGTGACGATCTACCTGGGCGGCGGCAAGATGCTCGAAGCCTCTGGCAGCGCCGGCAGGGTGACCGTCAGCCCGGTCCGGATGGCCGGTATGTCACCGCACCTGGTGCGCATCATCGAATCCTGATCGCGGCCCACCCAACCTGAGGACAGCCTGAGCAGGGCACCCGGGGCGTCGACGGATCAGGAAGTGCCTGGAATAGTTGACGGCGGGCGTGTCGCCACACCGGCGGCCGCCCTGGTAGTCCAGGGTTAACCAGCATGACAACGACTGTGGGAGGAAGCTAGATGACGTCACCGAGTGGGCCGCCGCAGGGCGCCGGAGGCTACCCAGGCCCGGCCCCGACGCAGGGCTACCCGCCCGGAGCGCCAGCCCAAACGGCCCCGCAGGCTTCCGCGAACGCCTCGAACAATCCGGGGCTGCAGAACGAGGTGCACACGCTCGAGCGCGCCATCTTCGAGGTCAAGCGCATCATCGTCGGCCAGGACCAGCTGGTCGAGCGGATGCTGGTCGGGCTGCTGGCCAAGGGTCACGTGCTGCTCGAAGGTGTGCCCGGTGTCGCCAAGACGCTGGCCGTCGAGACGTTCGCCAAGGTGGTCGGCGGAACCTTCGCCCGTATCCAGTTCACCCCCGACCTGGTGCCCACCGATATCGTCGGTACCCGGATCTACCGCCAGGGCAAGGAAGAGTTCGATATCGAGCTCGGTCCGGTCGTGGTCAACTTCCTGCTCGCCGACGAGATCAACCGCGCGCCGGCCAAGGTGCAGTCGGCCCTGCTCGAGGTCATGGCCGAGCGCAAGATCTCGGTCGGCGGCAAGACCTTCCCGCTGCCCAGCCCGTTCCTGGTGATGGCCACCCAGAACCCGATCGAGCAGGAGGGTGTCTACCAGCTGCCCGAGGCGCAGCGCGACCGCTTCCTGTTCAAGCTCAACGTCGACTACCCGTCGCCGGAGGAAGAGCGCGAGATCATCTACCGGATGGGTGTGAAACCCCCGGAGCCCAAGCAGATCCTCAACACCGGGGACCTGCTGCGCCTGCAGGAGGTGGCGGCCAACAACTTCGTGCACCACGCGCTGGTCGACTACGTGGTCCGCGTCGTCACCGCCACCCGCGAGCCGGAGAAGTTCGGTATGCCGGATGCCAAGGCGTGGATCGCCTACGGCGCCTCACCGCGCGCCTCGCTGGGGATCATCTCGGCGTCCCGGGCCCTGGCGTTGGTGCGCGGGCGTGACTACGTCGTCCCGCAGGATGTCGTCGAGGTCATCCCCGACGTGCTGCGCCACCGCCTGGTCCTCACCTACGACGCGCTGGCCGACGAGGTCTCCTCAGAGACGGTGATCAACCGCATCCTGCAGACGGTTGGCCTGCCTCAGGTGAATGCCCTTCCGCAGCAAGGGCATTCGGCACCTCCCGGAATTCCTGCCGCGGCGGCGGCCAGCGGTCGGTGACCGACTCGCCCGGCCACAACGTCGATCTGCCGTCGCTGCGACGCGGCGAGATCCGTGACCCGCAGCTCTCGGCCGCGCTGCGCAAACTCGAGCTCACGGTGCGCCGCAAGCTCGACGGGGTGCTGCACGGGGACCATCTCGGGTTGATCCCCGGCCCCGGCTCGGAAGCCGGTGAGTCACGGATGTACCAGCCCGGTGACGACGTGCGCCGGATGGACTGGTCGGTGACCGCCCGCACCACCCATCCGCACGTCCGGCAGATGATCGCCGACCGCGAGCTGGAGACCTGGCTGGTGGTCGACGTCTCGGCCAGCCTGGACTTCGGCACCGCGGGCTGCGAGAAGCGCGATCTCGCGGTGGCCGCCGCCGCCGCGATCGCCTTCCTCAACAGTGGCGGCGGCAACCGGCTCGGCGCGCTGATCTCCAACGGTGACACGTTGCGGCGCGTCCCGGCCCTGTCCGGTCGGCTGCACGAACAGGAACTGCTGCGGGCCATCGCGACCACACCGCAGGCGCCGCCCGGGGTGCGCGGTGACCTGGCCGCCACCATCGACGCGTTGCGCCGTCCGGAACGCCGGCGCGGGATGGCGGTCATCATCAGCGATTTCCTCGGACCCATCGACTGGATGCGGCCACTGCGGGCCATCGCCGGCCGGCACGAGGTGCTGGGGATCGAGATCATCGATCCCCGCGACGTCGAGCTGCCCGATATCGGCGATGTGATCCTGCAGGACACCGAAACCGGGGTGACCCGCGAATTCACCATCGATGCCAAGCTGCGCGACGACTTCGCCGCGGCGGCGGCCGCACATCGCGCCGAGGTGGCCCGCACCCTGCGCCGTTGTGACGCTCCGCTGCTGACCCTGCGCACCGACCGGGACTGGATCGCCGATGTGGTCCGGTTCGTCGCCAATCGACGCCGCGGCGCACTGGCTGCGCGATGAGCGCCCGCGCTAGATAGCTAGATAGAAGGAAATGGCAAGCCGCACATGAATTTACCGCTGCTCGGACCGATGTCGCTGACAGGTTTCGAACACAAGTGGTTCTTCCTGTTCCTGCTGGTGATCGCGGGCCTGGTCGGGCTGTACATCGTGGTGCAGAAGGCCCGCAAGAAGCGCATCCTGCGCTTCGCCAACATGGAACTGCTGGAGAAGGTGGCGCCCAAGCAGCCCACCCGCTGGCGTCATCTGCCCGCGCTGCTGCTGGTGGCGTCGTTGCTGCTGTTCACCGTCGCGATGGCCGGGCCCACCCACGACGTGCGGATCCCGCGCAACCGCGCCGTGGTGATGCTGGTGATCGACGTCTCGCAGTCGATGCGCGCCACCGATGTGGCCCCCAGCCGGCTGGTCGCCGCACAGGAGGCGGCCAAGCAGTTCGCCGATCAGCTGACACCCGGTATCAACCTCGGGTTGATCGCCTACGCCGGTACCGCCACCGTGCTGGTCTCGCCGACCACCAACCGGGACGCCACCAAGAACGGCATCGACAAACTGCAGCTGGCCGACCGCACCGCCACCGGTGAGGGCATCTTCACCGCGCTGCAGGCCATCGCCACCGTCGGGGCCGTCATCGGCGGCGGTGACGAGCCGCCGCCGGCGCGCATCGTGCTGATGTCCGACGGCAAGGAGACGGTGCCGTCCAACCCGGACAACCCGAAGGGCGCCTACACCGCGGCGCGCACGGCCAAGGACCAGGGTGTGCCGATCTCGACGGTGTCGTTCGGCACGCCGTACGGCTACGTCGAGATCAACGACCAGCGCCAGCCGGTACCGGTGGACGACGAGATGCTCAAGAAGATCGCCGACCTGTCCGGGGGAGAGGCGTTCACCGCGTCCAGCCTGGAACAGCTCAAGGCGGTGTTCACCTCGCTGCAGCAGCAGATCGGCTACGAGACCATCAAGGGTGAGGCCAGCATGGGCTGGTTGCGCCTCGGTGCGCTGGTGCTGGCGCTGTCCGCGCTGGCGGCGCTGTTGATCAACCGCAGGTTGCCCGGCTGAGTGCGATCACCGCGATTTCTAGGAACAACCGGCAGGACGATAGGTTTGTCGCCATGAGTGACGCCGTGATGTCAGAAGCCGCCACCCACCGTCCGGCTTTCGTGTCCCGTTCCGTGCTGGTCACCGGAGGAAACCGGGGTATCGGCCTGGCCATCGCCCAGCGGCTCGCCGAGGACGGTCACAAGGTCGCCGTCACCCACCGTGGATCCGGTGCACCGGAGGGGTTGTTCGGCGTGGTGTGCGATGTCACCGACAGCGACGCCGTCGACCGTGCCTTCAAAGAGGTCGAGGAGCACCAGGGTCCGGTCGAGGTGCTGGTGTCCAATGCCGGCATTTCTCAGGATGCCTTCCTCATGCGGATGACCGAGGAGCGCTTCGAGAACGTCATCAACGCGAATCTCACCGGGGCGTTCCGGGTGGCCCAGCGGGCCTCGCGCAGCATGCAGCGCAAACGCTTCGGCCGGATCATCTTCATCGGATCGGTCTCGGGCATGTGGGGTATCGGCAATCAGGCCAACTACGCGGCCGCCAAGGCCGGCCTGATCGGGATGGCCCGATCCATCTCGCGTGAGCTCGCCAAGGCCGGTGTCACCGCGAACGTGGTCGCCCCCGGCTACATCGACACCGAGATGACCCGGGCGCTGGACGAGCGGATCCAGGCCGGTGCCCTGGAATTCATCCCGGCCAAGCGGGTCGGCACCGCCGAAGAGGTCGCCGGTGCGGTCAGCTTCCTGGCGTCGGAGGATGCGGGCTACATCGCCGGTGCGGTGATCCCCGTCGACGGCGGCATGGGCATGGGCCACTAGAAGACCCCTTCAACTTCTCGAATTCGCGCGAACAGTAAGGACTTTCACATGTCAGGCATTCTCGAAGGCAAGCGGATCCTCGTCACGGGGATCATCACCGACAGCTCGATCGCGTTCCACATCGCCAAGGTCGCCCAGGAGGCCGGCGCCGAACTGGTGCTGACCGGGTTCGACCGGCTGAAGCTGATCCAGCGCATCGCGGACCGGTTGCCGAACCCGGCGCCGCTGCTGGAGCTGGACGTGCAGAACCAAGAGCACCTGGACTCGCTGGCCGGGCGGATCACCGAGGTCATCGGCGAGGGCAACAAGCTCGACGGTGTGGTGCACTCGATCGGCTTCATGCCGCAGACCGGCATGGGCATCAACCCGTTCTTCGATGCCCCCTACGAGGATGTCGCCAAGGGCATCCACATCTCGGCCTACTCGTACGCGTCGCTGGCCAAGGCCACCCTGCCGGTCCTCAATTCCGGCGGTTCCATCGTCGGTATGGACTTCGACCCGACCCGCGCCATGCCGGCCTACAACTGGATGACGGTCGCCAAGAGTGCACTCGAATCGGTCAACCGCTTTGTCGCACGGGAGGCCGGTCCGTTCGGGGTGCGGTCCAATCTCGTTGCGGCCGGACCGATCCGGACCCTGGCGATGGCCGCCATCGTCGGCGGCGCGCTGGGCGCCGAGGCCGGCGACCAGATGCGGCTGCTCGAAGAGGGCTGGGATCAGCGCGCGCCGATCGGCTGGAACATGAAGGATCCGACGCCGGTGGCCAAGACGGTCGTCGCGCTGCTGTCGGACTGGCTGCCCGCCACCACCGGCAGCATCATCTACGCCGACGGCGGCGCCAGCACCCAGTTGCTGTAAGAACAGAATGGACTGCTCCCTTGTTTGACGCGCTGCTGCTGCTCTCCTTCGGCGGACCCGAAGGACCGGAGCAGGTCATGCCGTTCCTGGAGAACGTCACCCGAGGGCGCGGCATCCCGCGTGAACGGCTGGCGTCGGTCGCCGAGCACTACCTGCATTTCGGGGGAGTGTCGCCGATCAACGGCATCAACCGCGCGCTGATCGAACAACTGCGGCTCCAATTACCGGGCCTGCCGGTGTATTTCGGCAACCGCAACTGGGAGCCGTACGTCGAGGACACCGTCGCGGCTATGCGCGATGACGGGGTGAGCCGGGCCGCGGTGTTCACCACCTCGGCCTGGGGCGGCTACTCCAGCTGCCGGCAGTATGTCGAGGACATCGCCCGGGGTCGTGCCGCGGCAGGGGAGCGCGCGCCGGAACTGGTGAAGCTGCGGCAGTACTTCGACCACCCGCTGTTCATCGAGATGTACGCCGAATATGTCCGGGCGGCACTGGCTTCCGCGTCGCCGGGATCGCGGCTGGTCTTCACCGCGCACTCGATTCCGATCGCCGCCGACGAACGCTACGGCCCGCTGCTCTACAGCCGTCAGGTCGCCTACGCGGCGAGCCTGGTGGCGGCCGCGGCAGGCGTCGCCGACTACGACCTGGTGTGGCAGTCGCGGTCCGGGCCGCCGCAGGTGCCGTGGCTGGAACCCGATGTCACCGACCATGTCCGAGCGCTGGCTCAGCGTGGGGTCACCGCGGTCACGGTATGCCCGATCGGCTTCGTCGCCGACCATATCGAGGTGGTGTGGGATCTGGACTCCGAGCTGCGCGAGGTGACCGACGAGCTGGGCGTCGAACTGACCAGGGCGGCCACCCCCAACGCCGATCCCCGGTATGCCCGGCTGGCCGTCGAGCTGATGGCCGAGCTGCGCGACGGCCGCGAGCCGGTGCGCGTCGTGGGCCCGGATCCTGCGCCGGGCCACGGATTCAGCGTCAACGGGATACCGTGTGCGCTGACCTGCCCGCGGGATCTCTGAGTCTCAGCCCTGCCAGGCCGAGTCCAGGATCGTGCGTACGGCTGCCAGCCGTGCCGTGCGCACCACCGAGGCCAGCGGCCGCAGGGTGTCACTGGCGATCTGCATCTCCGAGGACGTCTGCAGCCCGATGGGCATCAGCCCGGAGCTGACGGTGATGATGGCGTCGACATGCGCGGCGTTCTCCAGCACGCGCAGTGCACGTTCGGGGGCGTGTCCGGGTGCGCGGTGCAGACGGGTGGCCTCGAGCAGTTGTTCCACCATGCCCCTGGGGTCGTCCACATCGGCTGCGGTCGCTCCGGCGCGCAGCGCACCGAGCGCATCGGCGGCCGAGCGCACCGCCGACCGCAGGGAGTACTCGGCCTCACCCAGGTCGGCGTGGTCACTCGGGGCGGCCGCGGGCACCGAGTACACCGTCCAGGCAAGGGAAATCGGATCGGGTTCGAAGTCCGGATCGTCGAGGTCCTCGTAGTCGAACTCGGGCACCAGTCCGACCCCGTTGGCCGGATCGCGGCCGATGATGATCGCCTCCCCGACGGTGATGGCGTCGCGCTGGAACTGGGTGCCCGCGGGCAGCCCGCGGACATCACCGGGGACCGGCAGCACCAGCGTCAGCGTCGGGCTTCCGGCCGGCGGGCCGGCCGCGGTGCGCATTGTCTGCAGCAGCGACATGGTGCCGGAATGGAACAGGTCCGGCCAGGGCAGGCCGGTGGAGCCGGCGGCGACCGAGTCGTATGCGGTCACCGAATGCTTTGGCGCCCACTGGGATAACGCATCCAAGACGTCATCGGGCGCGGCGACCCCGGCAAGCCAGGAGTTCACCCAGACGGACAGCGAAGCACTCGGACACCACATGATGCTCGCAGTGTAATTGCCCGTCGGGCATACGGCCGGATTGCCCGCGCCCGGGTCGGAAAACGCTAGGCTTCGGGGTATGCCCGCATTGATCTGGCTGGTCGCGGCACTGGCCCTTGCCGGCGCGGAAGCGTTGACGGGTGACTTCTTCTTGCTCATGCTCAGCGGCGGCGCGCTGGCCGCGACGGGTACCAGCTATCTCTTCGACTGGCCGATCTGGGCCGATGGTGCGGTCTTCCTGGTGGTGTCGGTGCTGCTGGTCGTGCTGGTGCGACCCGCGCTTCGGCGCCGGTTCACCGCGGGGACCGGGCTGCCGGAGCCGGTGAAGGCGCTTGAAGGTAAGAGCG includes:
- the ripA gene encoding NlpC/P60 family peptidoglycan endopeptidase RipA → MRRTPGASRLCGRACAIPLTLGVLLAGTMPHGAIAGAEPSSPEGTAALVAAVADADQKLQDLGAAVQTQQESVNKALVDVANARDNVTLAQQRLDESRRGVTDADARIADAQKRFDTFAAATYVNGPSASYLTAADPAEALRTAAAGQALAVSSEQVMADLQRARTEQINRESAARLAKDAADKAAADAQSSQDAAVASLTQAKQTFGTQQQELDKLTAERAAAQAKLAAARPQAVSAVPSAVASGPPAPSAGSSPDWDRAPGKTPTVADTSQWDTTLPMIPSAFVSGDPIQIINAVLGIMNSSAQMTANMGRTFLQKLGLIPTPSGYTNNGAIPRVYGRQASEYVIKRATSQMGVPYSWGGGNAAGPSRGIDSGAGTTGFDCSGLILYAFAGVGIKLPHYSGSQYDMGRKIPSAEMRRGDVIFYGPGGSQHVALYLGNGQMLEAPYTGSTVKVSPVRTGGMTPYVIRYIEY
- the ripB gene encoding NlpC/P60 family peptidoglycan endopeptidase RipB translates to MFFKRSKAIRLKLAVASVLAGTALAVGTVLSGASATAAPDDGGWDPTLPKIVSSGAPGDPVAMANAGFQVSKIALETTSNLGQQFLQTIGLAPKSAATLPGGRVRGPAAIEYVIRRGGSQMGVPYSWGGGTLTGPGPGVDYDAGKMGFDCSGFTRYAFAGVGVQIPKYSGDQYNFGRPIAPSQAKRGDLIFYGPGGSQHVTIYLGGGKMLEASGSAGRVTVSPVRMAGMSPHLVRIIES
- a CDS encoding AAA family ATPase, with amino-acid sequence MTSPSGPPQGAGGYPGPAPTQGYPPGAPAQTAPQASANASNNPGLQNEVHTLERAIFEVKRIIVGQDQLVERMLVGLLAKGHVLLEGVPGVAKTLAVETFAKVVGGTFARIQFTPDLVPTDIVGTRIYRQGKEEFDIELGPVVVNFLLADEINRAPAKVQSALLEVMAERKISVGGKTFPLPSPFLVMATQNPIEQEGVYQLPEAQRDRFLFKLNVDYPSPEEEREIIYRMGVKPPEPKQILNTGDLLRLQEVAANNFVHHALVDYVVRVVTATREPEKFGMPDAKAWIAYGASPRASLGIISASRALALVRGRDYVVPQDVVEVIPDVLRHRLVLTYDALADEVSSETVINRILQTVGLPQVNALPQQGHSAPPGIPAAAAASGR
- a CDS encoding DUF58 domain-containing protein, which gives rise to MTDSPGHNVDLPSLRRGEIRDPQLSAALRKLELTVRRKLDGVLHGDHLGLIPGPGSEAGESRMYQPGDDVRRMDWSVTARTTHPHVRQMIADRELETWLVVDVSASLDFGTAGCEKRDLAVAAAAAIAFLNSGGGNRLGALISNGDTLRRVPALSGRLHEQELLRAIATTPQAPPGVRGDLAATIDALRRPERRRGMAVIISDFLGPIDWMRPLRAIAGRHEVLGIEIIDPRDVELPDIGDVILQDTETGVTREFTIDAKLRDDFAAAAAAHRAEVARTLRRCDAPLLTLRTDRDWIADVVRFVANRRRGALAAR
- a CDS encoding VWA domain-containing protein — its product is MNLPLLGPMSLTGFEHKWFFLFLLVIAGLVGLYIVVQKARKKRILRFANMELLEKVAPKQPTRWRHLPALLLVASLLLFTVAMAGPTHDVRIPRNRAVVMLVIDVSQSMRATDVAPSRLVAAQEAAKQFADQLTPGINLGLIAYAGTATVLVSPTTNRDATKNGIDKLQLADRTATGEGIFTALQAIATVGAVIGGGDEPPPARIVLMSDGKETVPSNPDNPKGAYTAARTAKDQGVPISTVSFGTPYGYVEINDQRQPVPVDDEMLKKIADLSGGEAFTASSLEQLKAVFTSLQQQIGYETIKGEASMGWLRLGALVLALSALAALLINRRLPG
- the fabG1 gene encoding 3-oxoacyl-ACP reductase FabG1, which codes for MSDAVMSEAATHRPAFVSRSVLVTGGNRGIGLAIAQRLAEDGHKVAVTHRGSGAPEGLFGVVCDVTDSDAVDRAFKEVEEHQGPVEVLVSNAGISQDAFLMRMTEERFENVINANLTGAFRVAQRASRSMQRKRFGRIIFIGSVSGMWGIGNQANYAAAKAGLIGMARSISRELAKAGVTANVVAPGYIDTEMTRALDERIQAGALEFIPAKRVGTAEEVAGAVSFLASEDAGYIAGAVIPVDGGMGMGH
- the inhA gene encoding NADH-dependent enoyl-ACP reductase InhA translates to MSGILEGKRILVTGIITDSSIAFHIAKVAQEAGAELVLTGFDRLKLIQRIADRLPNPAPLLELDVQNQEHLDSLAGRITEVIGEGNKLDGVVHSIGFMPQTGMGINPFFDAPYEDVAKGIHISAYSYASLAKATLPVLNSGGSIVGMDFDPTRAMPAYNWMTVAKSALESVNRFVAREAGPFGVRSNLVAAGPIRTLAMAAIVGGALGAEAGDQMRLLEEGWDQRAPIGWNMKDPTPVAKTVVALLSDWLPATTGSIIYADGGASTQLL
- a CDS encoding ferrochelatase, encoding MFDALLLLSFGGPEGPEQVMPFLENVTRGRGIPRERLASVAEHYLHFGGVSPINGINRALIEQLRLQLPGLPVYFGNRNWEPYVEDTVAAMRDDGVSRAAVFTTSAWGGYSSCRQYVEDIARGRAAAGERAPELVKLRQYFDHPLFIEMYAEYVRAALASASPGSRLVFTAHSIPIAADERYGPLLYSRQVAYAASLVAAAAGVADYDLVWQSRSGPPQVPWLEPDVTDHVRALAQRGVTAVTVCPIGFVADHIEVVWDLDSELREVTDELGVELTRAATPNADPRYARLAVELMAELRDGREPVRVVGPDPAPGHGFSVNGIPCALTCPRDL
- a CDS encoding NfeD family protein, which produces MPALIWLVAALALAGAEALTGDFFLLMLSGGALAATGTSYLFDWPIWADGAVFLVVSVLLVVLVRPALRRRFTAGTGLPEPVKALEGKSALVLDTVARHEGQIKLDGEVWTARPLNDNDVFEPGEHVTVMHIDGATAVVYKSI